The DNA window CTCGGTCTACGCCGTCCTCGGCCCCAACGGCGCCGGCAAGACCACGACCGTGCGCATGCTCGCGACCCTCCTACGTCCCGACGGCGGCCAGGCCCGCATCTTCGGCCGCGACGTCGTCCGTGAATCGACGGCCGTCCGGTCCCTCGTCGGCGTCACCGGGCAGTACGCGTCGGTCGACGAGGACCTCACCGCGACCGAGAACCTCGTGATCTTCTCGCGGCTGCTGGGCCTGAGTCGCAGCGACGCCAGGCGCAAGGCCACCGAACTCCTCGAGGAGTTCGGGCTCACCGAGGCGGCGTCGAAGCCCCTCAAGAACTTCTCCGGTGGCATGCGCCGACGCCTCGACCTGGCGGCCAGCCTCATCGCCCATCCCCCGCTGCTGTTCCTCGACGAGCCCACCACCGGGCTCGATCCGCGGACCCGCGCCCAGATGTGGGACACCATCCGGCGGCTCGTCGCCGAGGGCTCGACGGTGCTGCTCACCACGCAGTATCTCGACGAGGCCGACCAGTTGGCCGACCGGATCGCGGTGATCGACCGCGGCAAGGTCATCGCCGACGGCACCGCCGACGAACTCAAGGCGTCGGTCGGGGTCTCGGCGCTGCAGCTCACGCTCGCCGACCGCGGCCGGACCGACGAGGCGCGGACCGTCCTGTCGACCGCGTTGGGACTCGACGCCGCGGTCACCCCCGAGTCGGGCCGGATCACCGCCCCGCTCGCCGATCCGTCGATCACCGCCGACCTGCTGCTGCGCCTGCGCGAGCACGGCATCGAGGTCGACGAGATCACCGTCTCCAAGCCGAGTCTCGACGAGGTCTTCCTCACGATCACCGGCCGCGACACCACCGAATCCGAAGGGAGCGCCGCATGACCACCACCCTCACCTCCCCCGCGCGGCAGACCACCGCCACCGTCGAGGCCACCGAGCGCATCGGTCTACGGGACGCGATCGCACACAGCTTCACCATGGCCTACCGGGGCATCCTCAAGATCAAGCACAACCCCGAGCAGCTGTTCGACGTGGTGATCCAGCCGGTCATCTTCACGTTCATGTTCACCTACATCTTCGGCGGCGCGATCTCGGGTGACGTGAAGTCGTACCTGCCGATCATCATCCCGGGGATCCTGGTCCAGACCGTCATCACGACGTCGATCGTGACGGGCACGCAGCTGCGCGAGGACATGGACAAGGGCGTATTCGACCGCTTCAAGTCCCTGCCGATCGCCCGGATCGCACCGCTGTCGGGTGCACTGCTCGCCGACGTCGTGCGCTACCTCATCGCCACCACCATCACGGTGGTCGTCGGCGTCGCGATGGGGTACCGCCCCGGCGGCGGGTTCGTCGGCGTGGTGGGCGCTGCGCTGCTCGTCATGGTGTGTGCGTTCGCGATCAGCTGGATCTTCGCCCTCATGGGTGTGCTGATGAGCAAAGCGTCTGCGGTGCAGGGTGTCTCGATGATGATCCTGTTCCCGCTGACTTTCATGTCGAATGCGTTCGTACCGGCGGACACGATGCCGGGCTGGATGCAGGCGTTCGTGAACGTCAATCCGGTCTCCCACCTGGTGACGGCGGTGCGTGAGCTGGCCAACGACGGCCACTTCGGCATCCACGGGGTGTGGGCCCTGCTCGGTGCCGCGGTGATCGTCGCGATCATGGCGCCGCTGACGGTGCGCACCTACATGCGCAAGGCCTGACGCCTCACTCCTGCGGCATCGGCAGCAGCTCGAGGATCTCGTGACGCGCGGCGGCGCGCGGTGTCCCTCGCACGGACGTCAGCGCCGCCGCGACGGCGTCGGCACCGAGGACCGTACGCGCCGCCTCGAGGTGTCGGTCGAGCCGCATCGACGGATAGTCCTGCCGCGCATGCACTCTCGTGGCCAGCGCGAGGAGGCGCAACGCGCGTGCGGCGCCGCCCCGCCCGGTGGCGATACAGAAACTACCCACCGCGCACGCCACCGCCCCGGTCTGCGGCAGGTCGGGGTACCCGCCGGGACCCAACCGCTCCCTCGACACCTTCGCCAGCCGGTGGGCCAGGTCGGCGACCGCCTCCGGGCGCTGCGCGAGTACGTGCGCATCCACGACCGCGGCCGCCACCATGACCTCGAGCGGATCGGCCGGAAGCTCCGACGCGAGGTCGCCGGTGTGCAGCGCGGCTCTCCGGTACTCGGCCAGCCCACGATCGACCGCACCCACCGCCAGGTCCACCTCGGCGGTGCTCGCGGCCAGCGTCACCTGGTTGTGCGTGTTCTCGCCGTTCGCGCCGGCGCCGGCCGTGCTCGCGTGCATCGGCACCAGTGCCGCCAGTTCCGCTCGGGCGTCGGCGATCCGGCCCGCCCCGATCAGCGCCACCACCATGAACCCCCGCACCTGCAGGCTCTCGTCGTACAGGTGCAGTTCCCACAGCCCCGCCGCCGACCTCCGGTAGAACTCGGCAGCCTCCTCGTAGCGAGTGGACTGCGCACACAGGCTGCCCAGATGCTGGCACACCATCGCCAGCCCCCAGCTGTCGTTCGTCTGCTCGGCCAGGGCCAGCGCCTGCAGCGAATCGGCCTCCGACCCGAACAGGTCACCGTTGTTCTCCCGCAGGTTGGCACGGGCCATCAATGCGGAGCCGCGAGCCCCCGGATCGGCCGAGCGCACCGCCGAGGCGAGGAGCCGGGCCAACCCGCGTCCGGATCCGGGCACCAGCATCAGGGCCCCGTTGACCCGCGACGACTCGCTGAGATCCGTGCGCGCGGCGAGTAGCCGCCGCAGCCGCGTCCGCGCGATCGCGACCGAGCGCCGGTCGCCGCCCATCGCCGCGTGCGAGGCGGCCAGCACGTACGCCGACGCGAGCAGGTCTCCGGGCACCTCGCTCGGGCCCGGTCCGGTTGCGTCGAGCGCGATCACCCGCGGCGCCCAGTTGAACACCTCCGAGTGCGCGCCCCGCAGCGCCCACATGCCGCCGAGCACCGGGAAGACCGTGTAGACGGTGCGGACGCGCTCGTCGGAAACCGCGTACCGGAGCACGGCCAGCAGATTGTCGTGCTCGGCCTCGGCGCGGTGCGCCGCCGCGATCTGCCGACCGGATGTGAAGTCGCGGAACACCTCCCGCGCGAGGCCCTCGGCCCACGCCACGGTGCGGGTGCGCACCTCGGTGGCCTCGTCGACCTGGGACTGCTCCTCGCCGAACTCACGGACGGTCTCGAGCATGTGGTAGCGCAGTCCGGTGTCGGCGCCGTCGGCGGGCTCCACCACCGACAGCATCGACTGGTTCACCAGCCCCTCGAGCGCGTCGGCGACATCGACGACGTCGCCCCACTGCGCCACCGCGACAGCGGCGTCGGCGGTGAAGCCGCCGGGGAACCGGCACAGTCGGCGCAGCGTCGCCCGCTCGACGTCGGCGAGCAGGTTCCAGCTCCAGTCGATCACCGCGCGCAGCGTGCGATGCCGCTCGGGCGACGTGCGATCCCCCGATCGCAGCAGCGCGAAGCGATCCACGAGCCGGGCGTTGATCTCCTCGACACTCAGCGTGCGGACGCGGGCCGCCGCGAGTTCGATCGCGAGCGGCAGACCGTCGAGCGTCCGGCACAACCGCTCCACCTCACCGCGGTCGAGCCGCACCGACGGGCGCACCGCCAGCGCCCGGGTGCGGAACAGCTCCACCGCGGGCGAGCCGTCCTCCTCGATGGCCAACGGCGGCAACGGATAGACCGCCTCGGCCGTGATCGCCATCGGCGCGCGGCTGGTGGCCAGCACCGACAGGTGCGGACTGGCCGCGATGAGGTCGGCCACCACGTCGGCGACGTCGTCGATCAGGTGCTCGCAGTTGTCGAGGATGAGCAGGGACGGCCGCGCCGCCAGCGCGTCGCGCAACCGCTGCCGGGCGTCGTGGATCCGGGTGCGGGTGAGCCCGCCCGGGGCCAGGTCGGCCTCACTCAACCCCAGCGTGCCGCTGATCGCGGCGATGACGTCCTCCCCGCTGCGCAGCGGCGCCAACTCGACGAGCGCGACGGGCATCCGCGCCGACACCTCCCCGCCGAGGGCGTGCGCCACACGGGTCTTCCCGGTGCCGCCGGGCCCGAGGACCGTCACGACCCGGGAGGACTCCAGCAGCAGTTCGAGCGCCGCCAGGTCCGTCTTCCGTCCCAGCAGCGGGTTGGGCGCCGCCCGCAGCCCGATCACGATGGGCGGCACCCGGTTCGCCGACTCCGGTGTCCCGGCACCGTCCTTCGCCGGCGCGGGAGCCGGCTCGCCGCGCAGGATCGTGGCGTTGAGGTCGATCAGCCGCGCGGACGGATCGACGCCCAGCCGGTCGGCCAGCCGGCCCCGCAGATCGGCGAACACCGCGAGCGCCTCGGCGGACCGCCCCGCGCCGCGCAGGGATTCCATGAGCAGCGCGTGGACGTCCTCGTCGAGCGGTCGGGCGCCGGCGGCGGCGCGCGCGATCGGCAGCGCGTCCGCGTACTGCTCGGCGGCCACCAGCGCCGCGAGTTCGACGGCGTCCAGTGCGCTGCGGTGGCCGGCCGCCTCGGTCCTCAGGTCGTCGGCGAGCGGGCCGTCGGGCAGGTCCGCGCCGGGATCGCCGCGCCACAGCGCCCGGGCCTGCCGGACCGCGGCCAGCGCGCCCTGCTGATCGCCGTCCGCGTGGCACTGGCCGGCGTGGCGGGCCAACCGGCGCGCCCGCGCCAGATCCACCTGCTGCGGATCGAGCGTCAGCCGGTACCCGGCGGGGCCGGCCTCGATGGCGCCGTCGGGCAGCGCCGAGCGCAATCGCGAGATCTGGGTGTGCAGCGCGTTCGCGGGCGATTTCGGCGGGGCGTCCCCCCAGACGTCCTCGACCAGCGCCGCCGCGCTGCGGCTGTGGCCCGGCCGGCGCGCGAGTGCCACCAGGAGGCTGCGCGCCCGCGGACCGGGCAGCGGCACCAAGGCGCCGTCGCGGCGCGTGGAGACCGCACCCAGCAGCGCCACCACGACAGGCGGCTCCGCGGGCGCCGGCGTCTGGGATGGCCTCGTCACGGTGTGCACCGGCGCCAAGCCTATGGGAGCACCCGACCGTGCGGCCACCCGATTCGACAGGGGTGAAAGGATCGGCGCATGGCTTCTGTCTCCCAGTGGATCGAGGGCGCCCGCCCGCGCACGCTCCCGAACGCGATCGCTCCCGTGTTCGCCGGTACCGGAGCGGCCGCGTCGCTCGACGGGGCGGTGTGGTGGAAGGCGCTGCTGGCCCTGGTCGTCTCGCTCGCGCTGATCGTCGGCGTGAACTTCGCCAACGACTACTCGGACGGCATCCGCGGCACCGACGACGACCGGGTGGGGCCGCTGCGCCTGGTGGGTTCCGGTCTGGCGACGCCGGCGTCGGTCAAGGCGGCCGCGATGAGCTGTTTCGCGGTGGCCGCGGTGGCCGGTGTCGTGCTGGCCCTCGTCTCGGCGTGGTGGCTGATCCTCGTCGGGGCCGTCTGCATTCTGGGGGCCTGGTACTACACCGGCGGCAGGAAGCCGTACGGCTACAGCGGTTTCGGTGAGATCGCGGTGTTCGTGTTCTTCGGTCTGGTGGCGGTGCTCGGCACCGAGTTCGTGCAGGCCGGCCGGGTGGACTGGGCGGGTCTGCTCGCCGCGATCGCGGTGGGCTCGTATTCGAGCGCCGTCCTGGTCGCCAACAACCTGCGCGACATCCCCACCGACACCGAGTCCGGAAAGATCACGCTCGCAGTCAAACTCGGCGACGCCCGCACCCGCGCGCTGCACCTGGCGCTGCTGATCGTGCCGTTCGTCGCGACGCTGGCCCTGGTGGTGCGCACGCCGTGGGCGCTGTTCGGACTGCTCGCACTACCGCTGGCGGTCAAGGCCAATGCCCCGGTGCGCGCCGGCGGCCGGGGCCCCGCGCTGATCCCCGCCCTCGCGGTCACGGGGCAGTCGATGCTGGTGTGGGCCGCGGCCACCGGGCTGGCACTGGGCCTGGGCTGACGGACGGCCGGGCGGACGAAAAATGCTGTCGCTCAGGCGCGGTGCTCCAACACGTTGACGACCTTGCCGTCCGGGTCGCGGACGAAGAACCGCCGCACGCCCCACTCCTCGTCCTGCAGCGGGTGGACGATGGTGGCGCCGCGCGCGAGCATCGCCGCGTAGACCGCGTCGACGTCGTCCACCTCGACGCTGAGGTCGGGGTGGGCCGGCGCGGTGGCGTCCGGCCCCATGAACGTCACCTGCGCGGTGGGGTTGGAGGGCGACGCCATGGTCATCACCCACCCGAGGTTCATCACCTCCTCGAACCCGAGCGTCCCGTAGAAGTCACGGCTCGCGGCGGTCGACTCCGCCCGGATGTTCGAGACGACTCGGCGGACACCCATGTCAGCGCTTGTCCGGGACGAGGGCACTGAGTACGAAGTTCACCACCGAGATGATGAGCGCGCCCCACACCGCGGTCCAGAAGCCGTCGATGCTGAGCCCCCACTCGGTCTGCGAACTGAGCCATGCCGTGAGCAGCAGCATCAGCGCGTTGATCACGAGCGTGAACAGCCCGAGTGTCAGGATCAGCAGCGGCAGCGACAGCAGCTTCACGATCGGCTTCACGAACGCGTTGACGACGGTGAAGACCAGGGCGATACCGAGCAGGATCAGCAGGTCCGTGCCGGTGCCCTGACCCGAGTCGGCTATCTCGATCCCGCTCAGCCACTGTCCGGCGAGCCAGATGGCGACCGCGTTGATCACCAGGCGAATCACGAATGTCATGGCTTCATGCTGACACGGTCACCACCGCGCGTGGGGACGCCGCCCCGCGGTCAGGCCCGGCGGACGACCGCCGAGTTCAGCCGGACGCGCTCGCGCAGGAAGTGCTCGACCAGCTCGATCTCCCCGTCCGAACAGTCGAGCAGCACCTTGACCTCGACGTCACGCTTGGTGAGGTCCGCGGTGAGCGCGACCCCGACGACACCGGCGCCGTCCACCGACCCGCGGAACACGTCCACCCCCTCGCCGTCGCCGCCGGCGGTCTCCTCGAGATAGCCGTAGTCCAGCGGATAGACGATGTCGGGGAAGCGCGGATGCGCACTCCCCTGCGGGCGATCGATCCGCAACGGCGCCTTGCGGACCAACTCGTCGAGGGCCGTGAAGAACGCCGCGAGGTTCGTCATGCCTCGACACTGCCACAGCGACCGGGTGCGGGCGCCGGAAAGCGGATCACACTCACCGCGCCGCGACGGCGTGGTCGACCGCGCCCTGCAGCTCGGCGGTGACCAGCCGCGTGACGTCCATCGGCGTCCCGGGCAGCTCCAGCACCGGGGCGGCCACGTGGACGTCCGCCGAACGGTCCGGCCCGTAGCTGATGCCGATCGCCAGCAGGGCGGGGGCGGTGCCGAGCTTGCGGGCCTTCACCGCGATGTGGCCGACGCCGGTGTTGATGCGCTGGACGCGGGTGGGATCGCCCTCGTTGCACGTGCCCTCGGGAAAGATGGCGAGCACGTCGCCGCGGTGCAGTCGCTGCGCGGAGACGTCCATCATCCGTCGACCCGCGTCGGCGACCGCGCGCAGGCCGTGGTTCTTGCTGCGGAACACCGGGATCGACCCCATCATGTCGATCTTGCGGCGCAGGCCGGGATCGACGAACAGCTCGTCCTTCGCCAGGACGCGGGTGCGTCCGACGGCCCGGCGCAGCGGCGTGCGCCAGGCCGTGGCCGCGAGCGTGTACTGGTCCCGATCGGAGAGGTGGTTGGCGACCACGATCAGCCGGGTGTCGGAGGAGAGCAACTCCCGCAAGCGGTCCCGCGCGCCGTCGGCGTACCGGACCCGTGGGCGGAACCGCGCACTCAGCGCCGCGTAGGCGGCGCGGGCCAGCAGCCGGTTCTGCTGGTGGTCGAGATAGAAGCGGTAGACGTCGTCGTAGTTCTCCAGCGTCACGTCGGGTCGGGTCATTGGCGCGCCTCTCGTTCGGATGCCCCCACCGACCCTCGACGGTACACAACCTACGCGACCGTAGGTTCGGTACCCGTCACGGGTTGCGCGGCCGGTTCGTCCAGCCGCCCTCGGGCTTGGGGAACCACCCGCCCGCCGCGAAGGTGCCCCCGTCGACGTGCACGGTGGTGCCGGTCGTGTAGCGGCCGAGGTCGGACGCGAGGAACAGCGCGGCACCGGCGACGTCCTCCGGCC is part of the Rhodococcus sp. SGAir0479 genome and encodes:
- a CDS encoding ATP-binding cassette domain-containing protein, which gives rise to MNLDTSPPAIEAVGLVKTFGQQRAVDGVSLTVPTGSVYAVLGPNGAGKTTTVRMLATLLRPDGGQARIFGRDVVRESTAVRSLVGVTGQYASVDEDLTATENLVIFSRLLGLSRSDARRKATELLEEFGLTEAASKPLKNFSGGMRRRLDLAASLIAHPPLLFLDEPTTGLDPRTRAQMWDTIRRLVAEGSTVLLTTQYLDEADQLADRIAVIDRGKVIADGTADELKASVGVSALQLTLADRGRTDEARTVLSTALGLDAAVTPESGRITAPLADPSITADLLLRLREHGIEVDEITVSKPSLDEVFLTITGRDTTESEGSAA
- a CDS encoding ABC transporter permease; its protein translation is MTTTLTSPARQTTATVEATERIGLRDAIAHSFTMAYRGILKIKHNPEQLFDVVIQPVIFTFMFTYIFGGAISGDVKSYLPIIIPGILVQTVITTSIVTGTQLREDMDKGVFDRFKSLPIARIAPLSGALLADVVRYLIATTITVVVGVAMGYRPGGGFVGVVGAALLVMVCAFAISWIFALMGVLMSKASAVQGVSMMILFPLTFMSNAFVPADTMPGWMQAFVNVNPVSHLVTAVRELANDGHFGIHGVWALLGAAVIVAIMAPLTVRTYMRKA
- a CDS encoding BTAD domain-containing putative transcriptional regulator; translation: MTRPSQTPAPAEPPVVVALLGAVSTRRDGALVPLPGPRARSLLVALARRPGHSRSAAALVEDVWGDAPPKSPANALHTQISRLRSALPDGAIEAGPAGYRLTLDPQQVDLARARRLARHAGQCHADGDQQGALAAVRQARALWRGDPGADLPDGPLADDLRTEAAGHRSALDAVELAALVAAEQYADALPIARAAAGARPLDEDVHALLMESLRGAGRSAEALAVFADLRGRLADRLGVDPSARLIDLNATILRGEPAPAPAKDGAGTPESANRVPPIVIGLRAAPNPLLGRKTDLAALELLLESSRVVTVLGPGGTGKTRVAHALGGEVSARMPVALVELAPLRSGEDVIAAISGTLGLSEADLAPGGLTRTRIHDARQRLRDALAARPSLLILDNCEHLIDDVADVVADLIAASPHLSVLATSRAPMAITAEAVYPLPPLAIEEDGSPAVELFRTRALAVRPSVRLDRGEVERLCRTLDGLPLAIELAAARVRTLSVEEINARLVDRFALLRSGDRTSPERHRTLRAVIDWSWNLLADVERATLRRLCRFPGGFTADAAVAVAQWGDVVDVADALEGLVNQSMLSVVEPADGADTGLRYHMLETVREFGEEQSQVDEATEVRTRTVAWAEGLAREVFRDFTSGRQIAAAHRAEAEHDNLLAVLRYAVSDERVRTVYTVFPVLGGMWALRGAHSEVFNWAPRVIALDATGPGPSEVPGDLLASAYVLAASHAAMGGDRRSVAIARTRLRRLLAARTDLSESSRVNGALMLVPGSGRGLARLLASAVRSADPGARGSALMARANLRENNGDLFGSEADSLQALALAEQTNDSWGLAMVCQHLGSLCAQSTRYEEAAEFYRRSAAGLWELHLYDESLQVRGFMVVALIGAGRIADARAELAALVPMHASTAGAGANGENTHNQVTLAASTAEVDLAVGAVDRGLAEYRRAALHTGDLASELPADPLEVMVAAAVVDAHVLAQRPEAVADLAHRLAKVSRERLGPGGYPDLPQTGAVACAVGSFCIATGRGGAARALRLLALATRVHARQDYPSMRLDRHLEAARTVLGADAVAAALTSVRGTPRAAARHEILELLPMPQE
- a CDS encoding 1,4-dihydroxy-2-naphthoate polyprenyltransferase — translated: MASVSQWIEGARPRTLPNAIAPVFAGTGAAASLDGAVWWKALLALVVSLALIVGVNFANDYSDGIRGTDDDRVGPLRLVGSGLATPASVKAAAMSCFAVAAVAGVVLALVSAWWLILVGAVCILGAWYYTGGRKPYGYSGFGEIAVFVFFGLVAVLGTEFVQAGRVDWAGLLAAIAVGSYSSAVLVANNLRDIPTDTESGKITLAVKLGDARTRALHLALLIVPFVATLALVVRTPWALFGLLALPLAVKANAPVRAGGRGPALIPALAVTGQSMLVWAAATGLALGLG
- a CDS encoding VOC family protein translates to MGVRRVVSNIRAESTAASRDFYGTLGFEEVMNLGWVMTMASPSNPTAQVTFMGPDATAPAHPDLSVEVDDVDAVYAAMLARGATIVHPLQDEEWGVRRFFVRDPDGKVVNVLEHRA
- a CDS encoding phage holin family protein, which produces MTFVIRLVINAVAIWLAGQWLSGIEIADSGQGTGTDLLILLGIALVFTVVNAFVKPIVKLLSLPLLILTLGLFTLVINALMLLLTAWLSSQTEWGLSIDGFWTAVWGALIISVVNFVLSALVPDKR
- a CDS encoding inorganic pyrophosphatase — its product is MTNLAAFFTALDELVRKAPLRIDRPQGSAHPRFPDIVYPLDYGYLEETAGGDGEGVDVFRGSVDGAGVVGVALTADLTKRDVEVKVLLDCSDGEIELVEHFLRERVRLNSAVVRRA
- a CDS encoding lysophospholipid acyltransferase family protein, with amino-acid sequence MTRPDVTLENYDDVYRFYLDHQQNRLLARAAYAALSARFRPRVRYADGARDRLRELLSSDTRLIVVANHLSDRDQYTLAATAWRTPLRRAVGRTRVLAKDELFVDPGLRRKIDMMGSIPVFRSKNHGLRAVADAGRRMMDVSAQRLHRGDVLAIFPEGTCNEGDPTRVQRINTGVGHIAVKARKLGTAPALLAIGISYGPDRSADVHVAAPVLELPGTPMDVTRLVTAELQGAVDHAVAAR